One segment of Neoarius graeffei isolate fNeoGra1 chromosome 20, fNeoGra1.pri, whole genome shotgun sequence DNA contains the following:
- the nptx2a gene encoding neuronal pentraxin-2a: protein MIAFFVALLCARAAGTLVAADGQPQGERFVCTAVPAGADLSCPVDTDNRVQSASPQEDEYRSTIVQLRETVLQQRETISSQQFTIKELNSKLSRCEAATHDARDSKWRGSARRKDFGKNTMGDLPRDPTETIEQLGKTMQGLKDRLENLEQQLHANASGAPFPNELRDLLKRRLGVLESQLLRRVAELEEEKTQLYNETMAHRQHTENTLNSLLERITELERSNSAFKSPEDFKVSLPLRTNYLYGRIKKSLPEMYAFTMCMWLKSSASPGIGTPFSYGVPGQANEIVLIEWGNNPIELLVNDKVAQLPLSVGDGRWHHICITWTTRDGFWEAYQDGERLGTGENLAPWHPIKPGGVIILGQEQDIVGGRFDATQAFVGELSHFNMWDRVLRPTDISGMANCSAYMPGNVVPWIDTNVEVFGGATKAALEICEDRLFDS, encoded by the exons ATGATCGCGTTCTTTGTTGCGCTCCTGTGCGCTCGCGCTGCTGGAACCCTGGTGGCTGCGGATGGGCAGCCTCAGGGCGAGCGCTTCGTGTGCACCGCCGTGCCTGCGGGCGCCGACCTCAGCTGCCCGGTGGACACGGATAACCGCGTGCAGAGCGCGAGCCCTCAAGAAGACGAGTACAGAAGCACGATCGTGCAGCTCCGGGAGACCGTGCTGCAGCAGAGGGAGACCATCTCGAGTCAGCAGTTCACCATTAAAGAACTCAACTCCAAACTTTCGCGCTGCGAGGCCGCGACGCACGACGCACGAGACAGCAAGTGGCGCGGAAGCGCGCGTAGGAAAGACTTCGGGAAGAACACTATGGGCGATCTGCCGCGCGACCCTACGGAAACCATCGAGCAGTTGGGCAAGACCATGCAAGGGCTGAAAGACCGACTGGAAAACTTGGAG CAGCAGCTGCATGCCAATGCATCTGGTGCACCATTCCCCAATGAACTGCGTGACCTGCTAAAGCGGCGGCTGGGAGTCCTGGAGAGCCAGTTGCTGAGGAGGGTAGCTGAGCTTGAGGAGGAGAAGACTCAGCTATACAACGAGACAATGGCCCACCGGCAGCACACAGAGAACACGCTCAACTCGCTGCTGGAAAGGATCACAGAGCTAGAGAGAA GTAACAGTGCATTTAAATCCCCAGAGGACTTCAAGGTTTCTCTGCCCTTACGCACAAACTACCTCTATGGCCGCATCAAGAAGAGTCTACCAGAAATGTATGCCTTCACCATGTGTATGTGGCTCAAGTCCAGTGCTAGTCCTGGCATTGGAACACCATTTTCATACGGAGTCCCTGGACAAGCCAATGAGATTGTGCTGATAGAATGGGGCAACAATCCCATTGAACTGCTTGTCAATGATAAG GTGGCTCAGCTGCCTTTATCAGTGGGCGATGGCCGATGGCATCACATCTGCATCACCTGGACGACCAGAGACGGCTTCTGGGAGGCCTATCAGGATGGCGAGAGGTTGGGCACTGGGGAGAACTTGGCCCCTTGGCATCCAATTAAACCTGGAGGAGTGATCATACTGGGTCAAGAACAG GATATTGTTGGAGGAAGGTTTGATGCCACGCAGGCTTTCGTAGGAGAGCTAAGCCACTTCAACATGTGGGATCGGGTTCTCCGCCCTACAGACATCTCTGGCATGGCCAACTGCTCGGCCTACATGCCTGGCAATGTCGTGCCCTGGATAGACACCAATGTTGAGGTCTTCGGAGGAGCCACAAAAGCCGCATTGGAGATATGCGAGGACCGTCTTTTTGACTCGTAA